From the genome of Naumannella halotolerans, one region includes:
- a CDS encoding flavin-containing monooxygenase — protein sequence MSRGRLIVVGGGQSGLAAARAGREQGWEPVVLEAGPEPVGSWPRYYDSLRLFSPRRYSAFPGHPFPGDPDGYPGRDEVVDYLRGYARSLDVEIRTGARVVGVAADGLSFMVELADGSRFEGSALIATSGSFGNPHVPTIPGQRAFGGRVLHVADYRSPEEFSGQRVVVVGAGNSAVQVAHELADHARTSLAVRDRVRFAPQVIAGKDLHWWLKVTRADLLPPSVLARIVTGTPVIGTDKYRKALEAGRPDQRPMFAEFASDGVVWPDGSREQVDAVVFATGYRPHLPYLRSLGVLDEAGMPRHDRGVATGLPGVGFLGLEFQRSFSSNTLRGVHRDADYVVTALAGQPRGAAVA from the coding sequence ATGAGCCGCGGGCGGCTGATCGTCGTCGGCGGCGGCCAGTCCGGGCTCGCCGCCGCCCGTGCCGGGCGCGAGCAGGGCTGGGAGCCGGTGGTCCTGGAGGCCGGTCCGGAGCCGGTCGGGTCCTGGCCGCGCTACTACGACAGCCTGCGCTTGTTCTCTCCGCGCCGCTACAGCGCCTTCCCCGGCCACCCGTTTCCCGGCGACCCGGACGGCTACCCGGGCCGCGACGAGGTCGTCGACTACCTCCGCGGCTATGCCCGCAGTCTTGATGTCGAGATCCGAACCGGGGCTCGGGTCGTCGGCGTGGCCGCGGACGGCCTCTCGTTCATGGTCGAGCTGGCCGACGGGAGCAGGTTCGAGGGGTCCGCGCTGATCGCCACCTCGGGCTCGTTCGGCAACCCGCACGTGCCGACGATCCCCGGTCAGAGAGCCTTCGGCGGCCGGGTCCTGCACGTGGCCGACTACCGGTCCCCGGAGGAGTTCTCGGGCCAGCGGGTCGTGGTCGTCGGCGCGGGCAACTCCGCCGTCCAGGTCGCCCACGAGCTCGCCGACCACGCCAGGACGTCGCTGGCGGTGCGGGACCGGGTCCGGTTCGCGCCGCAGGTCATCGCCGGAAAGGATCTGCACTGGTGGTTGAAGGTGACCCGCGCCGACCTGCTGCCGCCGTCGGTCCTCGCCCGGATCGTCACCGGCACCCCAGTGATCGGCACCGACAAGTACCGGAAGGCGCTGGAGGCGGGACGCCCCGACCAGCGGCCCATGTTCGCCGAGTTCGCCTCCGACGGTGTCGTGTGGCCGGACGGCTCGCGGGAGCAGGTCGACGCGGTGGTGTTCGCGACCGGTTACCGGCCGCATCTGCCGTACCTGCGTTCCCTCGGCGTCCTCGACGAAGCCGGCATGCCGAGACATGACCGTGGGGTCGCGACCGGGCTGCCGGGTGTGGGTTTCCTCGGTCTGGAGTTCCAGCGCTCGTTCTCCTCCAACACGCTGCGCGGGGTCCACCGCGACGCCGACTACGTGGTCACGGCTCTCGCCGGGCAGCCGCGGGGTGCCGCCGTTGCCTGA
- a CDS encoding low molecular weight phosphatase family protein, whose translation MPAVLFVCKKNGGKSQMAAALMRQIAGDSVRVHSAGTAPGSSLNALSVASVAEIGASMAGEHPKPIDPALLRTADRVVVIGDEAVVEPAPGMAGTIETWSIHEPSDRGIEGEERMRLIRDELAEKVRGLLSELVVSSKA comes from the coding sequence GTGCCGGCGGTGCTGTTCGTCTGCAAGAAGAACGGCGGGAAGTCGCAGATGGCCGCCGCCCTCATGCGGCAGATCGCCGGTGACTCCGTCCGGGTCCACTCCGCGGGCACGGCCCCGGGGTCGTCGCTCAATGCGCTTTCTGTCGCCTCGGTCGCGGAGATCGGGGCGAGCATGGCCGGCGAGCACCCCAAGCCGATCGACCCGGCCCTGCTGCGCACCGCGGACCGCGTCGTCGTCATCGGCGACGAGGCCGTCGTCGAGCCCGCACCGGGGATGGCCGGGACCATCGAGACCTGGAGCATCCACGAGCCGTCAGACCGCGGGATCGAGGGCGAGGAGCGCATGCGTCTGATCCGCGACGAACTCGCCGAGAAGGTCCGTGGCCTCCTCTCAGAGCTGGTCGTCTCGTCGAAGGCCTGA
- the arsB gene encoding ACR3 family arsenite efflux transporter: MSNQVATAAPAATRRLSTLDRWLPAWIGLAMVAGLLLGRLVPGLSGVLSRLEIGGISVPIALGLLVMMYPVLAKVRYDRVAAVTGDKKLLVSSLVLNWLVGPAVMFALAWLLLPDLPEYRTGLIIVGLARCIAMVVIWNDLACGDREATAVLVAINSVFQVVMFSVLGWFYLTVLPGWLGLDTQGLDVSVGQIAVNVLVFLGVPLVAGFASRWIGEKRRGREWYEEKFLPRIGPWALYGLLFTIVLLFALQGKAITSNPLDVARIALPLLAYFAIMWMAGMLLGRGLGLGYARSATLAFTAAGNNFELAIAVAIGTFGAASGQALAGVVGPLIEVPVLVGLVYVSLWAARAWFRADPYAEPRAS; the protein is encoded by the coding sequence ATGTCTAATCAAGTAGCGACTGCTGCGCCTGCGGCGACCCGACGGCTTTCGACCCTGGACCGGTGGCTGCCGGCCTGGATCGGCCTGGCGATGGTCGCAGGTCTGCTGCTGGGCCGCCTCGTCCCCGGCCTGTCCGGAGTGCTGTCCCGGCTGGAGATCGGTGGGATCTCGGTGCCGATCGCCCTGGGGCTGCTGGTGATGATGTACCCGGTGCTGGCGAAGGTCCGCTACGACCGGGTCGCCGCCGTCACCGGCGACAAGAAGCTGCTGGTCTCTTCACTGGTGCTGAACTGGCTCGTCGGACCCGCGGTGATGTTCGCCCTCGCCTGGCTCCTCCTGCCCGACCTGCCCGAGTACCGCACGGGCCTGATCATCGTCGGCCTGGCCCGGTGCATCGCCATGGTCGTGATCTGGAACGACCTGGCGTGCGGCGATCGGGAGGCGACCGCGGTGCTCGTGGCGATCAACTCGGTGTTCCAGGTCGTGATGTTCTCGGTGCTGGGCTGGTTCTACCTCACGGTCCTGCCGGGCTGGCTGGGCCTGGACACGCAGGGGCTGGACGTCTCCGTGGGGCAGATCGCGGTCAATGTCCTGGTCTTCCTCGGCGTCCCGCTCGTCGCCGGGTTCGCGTCGCGGTGGATCGGCGAGAAGCGCCGCGGCCGGGAGTGGTACGAGGAGAAGTTCCTGCCCCGGATCGGGCCGTGGGCGCTGTACGGGCTGCTGTTCACGATCGTGCTGCTGTTCGCCCTGCAAGGGAAGGCGATCACCTCCAACCCGCTGGACGTCGCCAGGATCGCGCTGCCGCTGCTGGCCTACTTCGCGATCATGTGGATGGCCGGGATGCTGCTCGGCCGGGGCCTCGGCCTGGGATATGCCCGGTCGGCGACGCTCGCGTTCACCGCGGCGGGCAACAACTTCGAACTCGCCATCGCCGTCGCGATCGGCACCTTCGGTGCCGCGTCCGGTCAGGCACTGGCCGGCGTCGTCGGACCCCTCATCGAGGTGCCCGTCCTGGTGGGCCTCGTCTACGTCTCCCTGTGGGCCGCACGCGCCTGGTTCCGCGCCGACCCGTACGCCGAACCGAGGGCATCATGA
- a CDS encoding metalloregulator ArsR/SmtB family transcription factor, with protein sequence MTTAEVAEPEACAPTATHAIGQDAAATVAGALKALAEPLRLRMLSAIATDPRGESCVCDLAELADVSQPTVSHHLKVLKETGLLLSERRGTWVWYRIAPARRRAVSALLDAFAPAAVADAPEHTEARAQTLPDMDGRVTRLGEELADETAGLDRDLVIAIVRESYAGLARSAKLTQHMIPLTERFARQRLADLTRDRQAGRPQVLFVCVANAGRSQLAAAIVNRLADGKVIARSAGSTPSVDVHPHVRSLLAEIEGEQEASSAFPKPLTDDAVRAADVVITMGCGGVCPIIPGVRYEDWAVGDPALASPEGVEAIRDDIEHRVRALIAALTD encoded by the coding sequence ATGACCACCGCCGAAGTCGCCGAACCCGAAGCCTGCGCACCGACCGCGACCCACGCGATCGGCCAGGACGCCGCCGCGACCGTTGCCGGCGCGCTGAAGGCGCTCGCGGAGCCGCTCCGGCTGCGGATGCTCTCGGCTATCGCGACCGATCCCCGCGGCGAGTCGTGCGTGTGCGATCTCGCCGAGCTCGCCGACGTATCCCAGCCGACGGTCTCCCATCACCTGAAGGTGCTCAAGGAGACCGGGCTGCTGCTGTCGGAGCGCCGCGGCACCTGGGTCTGGTACCGGATCGCCCCGGCGAGGCGGCGCGCCGTCTCCGCGCTGCTCGACGCGTTCGCCCCCGCCGCGGTCGCCGACGCCCCCGAGCATACGGAGGCCCGCGCTCAGACGCTGCCGGACATGGACGGCCGGGTCACCCGGCTCGGCGAGGAGCTGGCCGACGAGACGGCCGGCCTGGACCGCGACCTCGTGATCGCGATCGTGCGCGAGTCCTACGCGGGCCTCGCCCGCTCGGCCAAGCTCACCCAGCACATGATCCCGCTCACCGAGCGCTTCGCCCGGCAGCGCCTCGCCGACCTGACGCGGGACCGGCAGGCAGGCCGGCCGCAGGTGTTGTTCGTGTGCGTCGCCAACGCGGGCCGCTCCCAGCTGGCTGCCGCGATCGTCAACCGGCTCGCCGACGGCAAGGTGATCGCGCGTTCTGCGGGGTCGACGCCGTCGGTGGACGTGCACCCGCATGTGCGGTCGTTGCTCGCCGAGATCGAGGGCGAACAAGAAGCGAGCAGCGCATTCCCGAAACCCCTGACCGACGACGCTGTCCGCGCCGCCGACGTGGTGATCACGATGGGCTGCGGCGGCGTCTGCCCGATCATCCCCGGCGTCCGCTACGAGGACTGGGCCGTCGGCGACCCCGCCCTGGCCTCGCCCGAAGGAGTCGAAGCGATCCGCGACGACATCGAGCACCGCGTCCGCGCGCTCATCGCCGCCCTCACCGACTGA
- a CDS encoding FAD-dependent oxidoreductase, protein MNPVIVIGAGPQGLAAAAHLLERGLEPLVLESGDTPASAVTEWGHVRLFSPWSELTDPAARRLLEPSGWSTPDKDYPTGAQWVEGYLAPLAEALGDRVRYGSRVVGVGRKGRDLSVDAGRAEQPFVVHVRRADGSQERFEARAVIDASGTWRAPSPAGADGLPALGEVDAVEAGLLGHRTPSREEAAALAGKHVVVVGSGHSAATAIGDLAAVVRREPGTRVTWALRRGSVGNAFGGGAADELPERGALGQRARKAVEDGLVDLVTGFRTEEVRIEDGRAVLVAEDGRRLAPADRVVVATGFRPDLSFLSEVRLDLDVRLQAPAKLAAEVDPNVHSCGSVRATGAADLAHPEPGFYIVGAKSYGRAPTFLAMTGYEQVRSVVAELAGDHEAASRVELELPDTGVCGGSGLFDAPEEASSGGCCAPAPQLIQLGTRTAG, encoded by the coding sequence GTGAATCCCGTCATCGTCATCGGGGCCGGTCCGCAGGGCCTGGCCGCCGCCGCCCACCTGCTCGAGCGCGGGCTGGAGCCGCTGGTCCTGGAATCGGGCGACACCCCGGCGTCGGCTGTCACGGAGTGGGGCCATGTGCGCCTGTTCTCGCCGTGGTCGGAGCTCACCGATCCCGCGGCCCGCCGCCTGCTCGAGCCCTCCGGCTGGAGCACGCCTGACAAGGACTACCCGACGGGCGCGCAGTGGGTCGAGGGCTACCTCGCCCCGCTCGCCGAGGCGCTGGGCGACCGCGTCCGGTACGGCTCGCGCGTGGTCGGGGTGGGCCGGAAGGGCCGCGACCTCTCGGTCGACGCCGGTCGGGCCGAGCAGCCGTTCGTCGTCCACGTCCGCCGCGCCGACGGGAGCCAGGAGCGGTTCGAGGCGCGTGCGGTGATCGATGCCTCGGGCACCTGGCGGGCCCCGAGCCCGGCGGGCGCGGACGGGCTGCCGGCCTTGGGCGAGGTCGACGCGGTCGAGGCCGGTCTGCTCGGACATCGCACGCCGAGCCGCGAGGAGGCGGCGGCGCTGGCGGGCAAGCACGTCGTGGTCGTCGGCAGCGGGCACTCGGCAGCGACCGCCATCGGTGACCTCGCGGCGGTGGTGCGCCGCGAGCCGGGCACCCGGGTGACGTGGGCGCTGCGCCGCGGCTCCGTCGGCAACGCGTTCGGCGGCGGTGCCGCCGACGAGCTGCCCGAGCGCGGTGCCCTGGGGCAGCGGGCGAGGAAGGCCGTCGAGGACGGCCTCGTCGACCTGGTCACCGGGTTCCGCACCGAGGAAGTGCGGATCGAGGACGGCCGGGCGGTCCTGGTCGCCGAGGACGGCCGCCGGCTCGCTCCCGCGGACCGGGTGGTCGTCGCGACCGGGTTCCGCCCGGACCTGTCGTTCCTGTCCGAGGTGCGCCTGGACCTGGACGTGCGGCTGCAGGCCCCGGCGAAGCTCGCCGCCGAGGTCGACCCGAACGTCCACTCCTGCGGCTCGGTGCGCGCCACGGGCGCGGCCGACCTCGCCCACCCGGAGCCCGGCTTCTACATCGTTGGGGCGAAGTCCTACGGCCGCGCTCCGACGTTCCTGGCGATGACCGGGTACGAGCAGGTCCGCAGCGTGGTCGCCGAGCTCGCCGGTGACCACGAGGCCGCGTCGCGGGTGGAGCTGGAGCTGCCCGACACCGGGGTGTGCGGCGGGTCGGGCCTGTTCGACGCGCCCGAAGAGGCGTCGTCGGGAGGTTGCTGCGCGCCCGCGCCGCAGCTGATCCAGCTCGGCACGAGGACGGCGGGATGA
- a CDS encoding MFS transporter, translating into MPEPATRPALGTVVAALCVTEIVSWGVLYYAFPVLAPRISADTGWSPVVVASAFSAALVVSALAGVPVGRVIDHHGPRRIMSAGSILGVLALVVIAVSPDLPVFVGGWVLAGAAMAGVLYPPAFAAITGWFSARRLGALATLTLVAGLASTVFAPLTATVGAHVGWRTTYLWAAVVLAVLTVPAHWFLLRRPWPAKQRPEEPAVDRAYASEVLRSARFRLLAAGLTLVSLAMYSGLLALVPLMLERGLTAQSAAWVLGLGGIGQVAGRLVYTGLVRRVPLTTRTATVFVLVSASTLALAVVPGPVGLLVAASMVAGVGRGIATLLQATAITDRWGPRAYGHLSGVLGLPVLLAAVLAPFAGAVLAEATGGYAHAFLVLAALAAVGTVLMIASSRPRAPLRAEATAEQTA; encoded by the coding sequence TTGCCTGAGCCGGCGACGCGCCCAGCGCTGGGGACGGTGGTGGCGGCGCTGTGCGTGACCGAGATCGTCTCCTGGGGAGTGCTCTACTACGCCTTCCCCGTCCTCGCCCCGCGGATCAGCGCCGACACCGGCTGGTCGCCGGTCGTCGTCGCCTCGGCGTTCTCGGCCGCGCTGGTGGTCTCGGCGCTGGCCGGGGTGCCGGTCGGCCGGGTCATCGACCACCACGGGCCGCGCCGCATCATGTCCGCCGGCTCGATCCTCGGCGTCCTCGCCCTCGTCGTGATCGCCGTCTCGCCGGATCTGCCGGTCTTCGTCGGTGGCTGGGTGCTGGCCGGGGCCGCGATGGCCGGGGTGCTCTACCCGCCGGCGTTCGCCGCGATCACCGGCTGGTTCTCGGCTCGACGCCTGGGTGCGCTGGCGACGCTCACCCTGGTCGCTGGCCTGGCCAGCACGGTGTTCGCTCCGCTGACCGCGACCGTCGGCGCGCACGTGGGCTGGCGGACGACCTACCTGTGGGCGGCGGTCGTCCTCGCCGTGCTCACGGTCCCGGCGCATTGGTTCCTCCTGCGTCGGCCCTGGCCCGCGAAGCAGCGCCCCGAGGAACCCGCCGTCGACCGCGCCTACGCATCGGAGGTCCTGCGCAGCGCACGGTTCCGGCTGCTTGCTGCGGGACTCACCCTGGTGTCGCTGGCGATGTACTCCGGACTGCTCGCCCTGGTCCCGCTCATGCTCGAGCGCGGCCTGACCGCGCAGTCCGCGGCATGGGTGCTCGGCCTCGGCGGCATCGGCCAGGTCGCCGGCCGCCTCGTCTACACCGGTCTGGTGCGCCGCGTCCCGCTGACCACGCGCACCGCGACGGTGTTCGTCCTGGTGTCGGCGAGCACTCTCGCCCTGGCCGTCGTACCGGGCCCGGTCGGCCTGCTGGTCGCGGCGTCGATGGTCGCCGGGGTAGGGCGCGGGATCGCGACGCTGCTGCAGGCGACCGCGATCACCGACCGCTGGGGCCCGCGCGCCTACGGCCACCTCTCCGGCGTCCTGGGCCTGCCGGTGCTGCTGGCCGCCGTCCTCGCCCCGTTCGCCGGTGCTGTTCTGGCCGAGGCGACCGGCGGCTACGCGCACGCGTTCCTCGTCCTCGCCGCCCTGGCAGCGGTCGGGACGGTGCTCATGATCGCCAGCTCACGCCCGAGGGCCCCGCTGCGGGCGGAGGCCACGGCCGAGCAGACGGCGTGA